The sequence below is a genomic window from Alosa alosa isolate M-15738 ecotype Scorff River chromosome 5, AALO_Geno_1.1, whole genome shotgun sequence.
GTGGATGGAGCTTTACATCTAACAGAACTGACAAACGCTGGTGCTGTGGATGGGATGGCTTTACATCTAACAGTACCAATGCTGCACATGGTGCTCTGGGCCTGCAGAACTGGCCGTCACGCTGAACACACCGCAGCCTGGACCCTGCTGCCCCACTGCTGCGCTATGCTGccccactgctctgctctgctgccccactgctctgctctgctgcccCACTGCTGccccactgctctgctctgctcgctGGCCTTCAGCTGCCCCGCTCTGCTCGCTATACTGTGTGGAGGTTCGTCCAGGGCTCTGCCTGCTGCTCACCAGACAGCCGGTCTGATCCTGTCGCGAGGGGTCGCCCCGCCTGGCAGCTGATGGAGGCTGCACGCCACTGTCATACACATAATGGATGGAGATCAGAGCAGCgaatctctctgtctgtgtgtgtgtgtgtgtgtgtgtgtgtgtaagtctgtgcGCGCCACTTTCATCAGATACACATAACGGATGGAGATCAGAGCagcgactctctctctgtgtgtgtgtgtgtgtgtgtgtgttttgtatgtgtgtgtgttttagggttGTTTGTGCATATTGTGTGCCACCATGTGTGTCGcaagtagttgtgtgtgtgtgtgtgtgtgtgtgtgtgttatgtgtgtcacgtggttgtgtgtgcatgtgtgtgtgtggctggtatgtgtgtgtgtgcatgtgtgtgtgtgtgagtggctgtgtgtgcatttattattgtgcgcatatgtgtgtgtgtgagtggctgtgtgtgcatgtgtgtgtgtgtgttatgtgtgttcattcctgtgtgtgtgtgtgtgtgtgtgtggttgtgtgtgtgtgtgtgtgtgtgtgtgtgtgtgtgtgtggttgtgtgcgtgtgtgtgtgtgtgagtggttgtgtgtgcatgtgtgtatgtgtgtgcgtgtgtgtgtgagtggttgtgtgtgcatgtgtgtgcgtgcgtgtgtgtgtgtgtgtgtgtgtgtgtgtgcgcgtgcgtgtgtgtgtgtgtgtgtgcgtgtgtgtgtgtgcgtgcgtgcgtgtgtgtgtgtgtgtgtgtgggccagcGTCCGTTTGAAACTCGTGTTATTTTATGGGCGTGTGATGCAGTGGGCCGTGGCTCTGTGCAGAGGGGGGGGGAATGAATCTTTAAatcatgttgtgttttttaaTCTGGCTTCTCTGTGATCAATGTTGCATTGAATGGGAAAAAGGGCTAATCGATACAGAGATGTGGAATTATTAAAGTAAACAGCGAAACTGCTGCTATGACAACATCTGCGTGTGGAAGAACACCAGAGAAGCTCATTCCCTGAAATGAGATTATATAGAAAAGTGTCTGACATACCATGAATGATTACATaaagactccacacacactgacacagtctcacacacacacacacacacacagacacacacacacacacacacacacagactcacacagacacagacacagacacacacacacacacacacactatcatcaCATCAGGCacctgtagcacacacacactcacactatatGTTTGCTTTATTAGTATGCTGGGGTGGCTGATATACCATGCAGTTCTGCAGCGTTGCACACTGTATTAAAATACTGTAGCAAGCCAAAggcattgggtgtgtgtgtgtgtgtgtgtggcattgggtgtgtgtgtgtgtgtgtgtgtggcattgggtgtgtgtgtgtgtgtgtggcattgggtgtgtgtgtgtgtgtgtgtgtggcattgggTGTGTGAGTAGCAAGCCAAAggcattgggtgtgtgtgtgtgtgtgtggcattgggTGTGTGAGTTTCCTGTTGAGTGGCTGGCGTAGTGTGAAGCtgtaatactgtgtgtgtgtgtgtatgtgtgtttggttgtgggAGTGAATACGTCTTATAGTCTAATTATGTGCTCAATATTCCATTtcagaacgtgtgtgtgtgtgtggttgtgtgagtgAATACGTCTTATAGTCTAATTATGTGCTCAATGTTTCATTtcagaacgtgtgtgtgtgtgtgtggttgtgtgagtgAATAATGCCTTATAGTCTAATTATGTGCTCAATGTTCCATTtcagaacgtgtgtgtgtgtgtggttgtgtgagtgAATACGTCTTATAGTCTAATTATGTGCTCAATGTTCCATTtcagaacgtgtgtgtgtgtggttgtgtgtgcatgtgtgtgtgtggttgtctgtgtgtgtgagtgtatgtgtgtttggttgtgtgaGTGAATACGTCTTATAGTCTAATTATGTGCTCAATGTTCCATTtcagaacgtgtgtgtgtgtgtggttgtgtgagtgAATACGTCTTATAGTCTAATTATGTGCTCAATGTTCCATTtcagaacgtgtgtgtgtgtgtggttgtgtgagtgAATACGTCTTATAGTCTAATTATGTGCTCACGTTCCATTTtcagaacgtgtgtgtgtgtgtggttgtgtgagtgAATACGTCTTATAGTCTAATTATGTGCTCAATATTCCatttcagaatgtgtgtgtgtgtgtggttgtgtgagtgAATACATCTTATAGTCTAATTATGTGCTCAATATTCCATTtcagaacgtgtgtgtgtgtgtggttgtgtgtgcatgtgtgtgtgtgtggttgtctgtgtgtgtgtgtgtatgtgtttggttgtgtgAGTGAATACTTCTTATAGTCTAATTATGTGCTCAATATTCCatttcagaatgtgtgtgtgtgtgtggttgtgtgtgcatgtgtgtgtgtggttgtctgtgtgtgtgtgtgtatgtgtgtttggttgtgtgaGTGAATACATCTAATAGTCTAATTATGTGCTCAATGTTCCATTTCAGAACGTCTTGTGATTGTTCCTATTCAGCTCCTGCCCTTTCATTATTTTAATGATGAGAGATTGTGCATTACAATTTTAATTCTTGTAGTTGTCCTAGTGTCTTTGTGACATCCCTGCCTGTTTGCTTGTGCCtatgtgtgaagtgtgtttcAGTAACGACTGTATACTACAACCGGTCTGTACATACTCTAGCCCCcttacatgtgtactgtacaACCCATACatcctccatccatctctccatacatcctccatccctccatccatccctccctccctctctccatccatctctccatccctctctccacacatcctccatccctccctccctctctccatccctctctccatacatcctccatccctccctccctctctccatccctctctccatacatcctccatccctccctccatccctccatccatccctctctccctccctctctccatccatccctccatccctctctctatacaTACATGTGCATTGTGGGTCTGTGTGCGGTGGTTAATGCAGAGGTGCATTGTGGGTCTGTGTGCGGTGGTTAATGCAGAAGTGCATTGTGGGTCTGTGTGCAGTGATTAATGCAGAGGTGCATTGTGGGTCTGTGTGCGGTGGTCACTACAGAGGTGCATTGTGGGTCTGTATGCGGTGGTTAACACAGAAGTGCATTGTGGGTCTGTGTGCGGTGGTCACTACAGAGGTCCATTGTGGGTCTGTGTGCGGTGGTTAACGCAGAGGTGCATTGTGGGTCTGTGTGCAGTGCGCTCCAATGGGAAGCCAGCATGGTGATTAGGATTAGATGGTGGTGAACAGACGTGGCCACTTTTCATTGTTCCATTTTAATTGGATCACTATGAAAAAAAACACGAAGGCTGAATGTAATCAACCGCattgttgtacacacacacacacacacacacacacacacacggttgatTGCCTTTAGGCTCCACAAAGCGATGCACACTTTCTACTGGTTCTCCTGCGCTAGGGCACATCAAAGATACAGGCCTTTATGAGTTTTACAATAAGCATGTGCTGAATAATGAAGAAACGTGGGGAAATGAGGGGCTCTGCCGCCTGCGTCGCTGTGTTCTCCTCCATCTGCGATTGAGTTGGAACTGGGGAACATGAAATGGAACGCGGCATCCCTGGAACAGCTGTAGTGCTTTGTAGAGCAGATGAATTATACATcctgtaaggtgtgtgtgtacgcgggGTAAACAGCGGGCCAATTGCCAGGCAGAGATGTACATGTAGGAGGAGGCTGATCCTCCCATGATGCAGCCTGTCACATTTACACCACTGCCACATTTACACCACTGCCCTCACTGTCACATTTACACCACTGCCCTCACTGCCACATTTACACCACTGCCCCCACTGCCACATTTACACCACTGCCACATTTACACCACTGCCCCCACTGCCACATTTACACCACTGCCCCCACTGCCACATTTACGCCACTGTCACATTTACACCACTGACCCCACTGCCACATTTACACCACTGCCCCCACTGCCACATTTACACCACTGCCCCCACTGCCACATTTACACCACTGCCACATTTACACCACTGCCCCTCACTGCCACATTTACACCACTGCCCCCACTGCCACATTTACACCACTGCCACATTTACACCACTGCCCCCCACTGCCACATTTACACCACTGCCCCCACTGCCACATTTACACCACTGTCACATTTACACCACTGCCCTCACTGCCACATTTACACCACTGCCCCCACTGCCACATTTACACCACTGCCCCCACTGCCACATTTACACCACTGCCCCCACTGCCACATTTACACCACTGTCACATTTACACCACTGCCCCCACTGCCACATTTACACCACTGCCCCCACTGCCACATTTACACCACTGCCACATTTACACCACTGCCACATTTACACCACTGACCCCACTGCCACATTTACACCACTGCCCCACTGCCACATTTACACCACTGCCCCCACTGCCACATTTACACCACTGCCACATTTACATCACTGTCACATTTACACCACTGCCCTCACTGCCACATTTACACCACTGCCCCCACTGCCACATTTACACCACTGCCACATTTACACCACTGCCCCCACTGCCACATTTACACCACTGTCACATTTACACCACTGACCCCACTGCCACATTTACACCACTGCCCCACTGCCACATTTACACCACTGCCCCCACTGTCACATTTACACTACTGCCCCCACTGCCACATTTACACCACTGCCCCCACTACCACATTTACACCACTGCCACATTTACACCACTGCCACATTTACACCACTGCCCCCACTGCCACATTTACACCACTGCCCCTGCCACATTTACACCCTGCCCCACTGCCACATTACACCACTGCCCCCACTGCCACATTTacaccactgcccccacatTTACACCACTGCCCCCACTGTCACATTTACACCACTGCCCCCACTCCTTCTCTTGTGGCACTCATGGCATGGAGGGGGCTGGTTCTGGGCTCCATATGGAGGGGGCTGGTTCTGGGCTCCATATGGAGGGGTCTGGTTCTGGGCTCCATATGGAGGGGCTGGTTCTGGGCTCCATATGGAGGGGTCTGGTTCTGGCCAGCACACCTACGTAGGCCAATGAAAACGTCTGCCTGTACTGTACCATCTCTCTGTCACCGGCATGGGAGGGGTTTAATGGAATCACTGACACCAGGGGAGAGGGCTGAATCACTGAtaccaggagagagagggctgaatcactgataccaggagagagagggctgaatcACTGACACCAGGAGGGAGAGGGCTGAATCACTGACACCAGGGGAGAGGGCTGAATCACTGAtaccaggagagagagggctgaatcACTGACACCAGGGGAGAGGGCTGAATCACTGACACCAGGGGAGAGGGCTGAATCACTGAtaccaggagagagagggctgaatcactgataccaggagagagagggctgaatcACTGACACCAGGGGAGAGGGCTGAATCACTGACACCAGGAGGGAGAGGGCTGAATCACTGAtaccaggagagagagggctgaatcACTGACACCAGGAGGGAGAGGGCTGAATCACTGACACCAGGGGAGAGGGCTGAATCACTGACACCAGGGGAGAGGGCTGAATCACTGACACCAGGGGAGAGGGCTGAATCACTGACACCAGGAGGGAGAGGGCTGAATCACTGAtaccaggagagagagggctgaatcACTGACACCAGGGGAGAGGGCTGAATCACTGACACCAGGGGAGAGGGCTGAATCACTGAtaccaggagagagagggctgaatcACTGACACCAGGGGAGAGGGCTGAATCACTGACACCAGGGGAGAGGGCTGAATCACTGACGcctggagagagagggctgaatcACTGACACCAGGGGAGAGGGCTGAATCACTGACACCAGGGGAGAGGGCTGAATCACTGACACCAGGGGAGAGGGCTGAATCACTGACACCAGGGGAGAGGGCTGAATCACTGACACCAGGGGAGAGGGCTGAATCACTGACACCAGGGGAGAGGGCTGAATCACTGACACCAGGGGAGAGGGCTGAATCACTGacaccaggagagagagggctgaatcACTGACACCAGGGGAGAGGGCTGAATCACTGAtaccaggagagagagggctgaatcACTGACACCAGGGGAGAGGGCTGAATCACTGACACCAGGAGGGAGAGGGCTGAATCACTGACACCAGGGGAGAGGGCTGAATCACTGACGcctggagagagagggctgaatcACTGACACCAGGGGAGAGGGCTGAATCACTGACGcctggagagagagggctgaatcactgacgcctggagagagagggctgaatcACTGACACCAGGAGGGAGAGGGCTGAATCACTGACACCAGGGGAGAGGGCTGAATCACTGACACCAGGGGAGAGGGCTGAATCACTGACACCAGGGGAGAGGGCTGAATCACTGAtaccaggagagagagggctgaatcactgacgcctggagagagagggctgaatcactgacaccaggagggagagggctgaatcactgataccaggagagagaggggagaatcACTGACACCAGGAGGGAGAGGGCTGAATCACTGACACCAGGGGAGAGGGCTGAATCACTGACACCAGGAGGGAGAGGGCTGAATCACTGacaccaggagagagagggctgaatcactgataccaggagagagagggctgaatcACTGACACCAGGGGAGAGGGCTGAATCACTGACACCAGGAGGGAGAGGGCTGAATCACTGAtaccaggagagagagggctgaatcACTGACACCAGGAGGGAGGGGCCTGAATCACGCTGACACCAGGAGGAGAGGGGGCTGAATCACTGACACCAGGAGAGAGGGGCTGAATCCACTGACaccaggggggggggtggctggaTCACTGGCAGCCTGGAGAGAGGGCTGAATCACTGAcaccaggagggagagaggagctgAATCACTGAtaccaggagagagaggggagaatcACTGACATTACTGACACTGCTCTGAGTTCTGCCTTCTCCGGCCGCTGGAGTGACTACATCACCATCTCGGGGGTATTAACTTTAATTGCCCCCTTGGGGCATTCCATCAGGGCAATCCCTTagcagggagaggagaagggggcaGGTGAGAGGGCAGGTGAAGGGGCCAGGCTGACCCAGACCCAGGTGGACCTGCTAACCAAGGAATTAGCCAGACAGGTGGACCTGATGACCAGGTTTGATGTCCAATTACAAAGGAGTGCAACCTGAACAGGGGTAAACGTTCACAGCAAACTTGTTTTCTTTGAAACAATTTATTAATTCCATTTCAAACACATTAACAAACGTGttaaaatgtgttaatttaAATGTGTTAGCATTACAAATGTGTTAATTTAAATGTGTTAGCATTACAAATGTGTTAATTTAAATGTGTTAGCATTACATGTCAAATCCCCTTTATGTTCACAAAGATCTACCTCTATAGACTGTTTGTGTAAACGTTGGCACGCTGGTGAAAACATTGGCCTCAGAGGCCCTGATCAGATCTGGatctggtgctggtgctggtgtaggagctggtgctggtgctggtgtagGAGCTGGTGCTGGTGTAGGAGCTGGTGCTGGAGTTGGTGTAGGAGCTGGTGCTGGTGTAGAatctggtgctggtgctggtgtagGATCTGGAGCTGGTGCTGGTGTAGGAGCTGGTGTAGGAGCTGGTGCTGGTGTaggagctggtgctggtgctggtgtagGAGCTGGTGTaggagctggtgctggtgctggtgtagGAGCTGGTGTaggagctggtgctggtgctggtgtagGAGCTGGTGTAGGAGCTGGTGCTGGTGTAGGATCTGGAGCTGGTGCTGGTGTAGGAGCTGGTGTAGGAGCTGGTGCTGGTGTaggagctggtgctggtgctggtgtaggagctggtgctggtgctggtgtagGAGCTGGTGCTGGAGCTGGTGTAGGAGCTGGTGCTGGTGTAGGAGCTGGTGCTGGTGTAGGAGCTGGTGCTGGAGCTGGTGCTGGTGTAGGAGCTGGTGCTGGAGCTGGTGCTGGTGTAGGAGCTGGTGCTGGTGTAGGAGCTGGTGTAGGAGCTGGTGCTGGTGTAGGAGCTGGTGCTGGTGTAGGTGCTGGTGTaggagctggtgctggtgctggtgtagGAGCTGGTGCTGGGTGTAGGAGCTGGGTGCTGAATTACTGGTGTAGGAGCTGGTGCtggagctggtgctggtgctggtgtagGAGCTGGTGTaggagctggtgctggtgctggtgtaggagctggtgctggtgctggagcTGGTGCTGGAGCTGGTGCTGGTGTAGAATCTGGAGCTGGTGCTGGTGTAGGAGCTGGTGCTGGTGTAGGAGCTGGTGTAGGAGCTGGAGCTGGTGCTGGTGTAGAATCTGGAGCTGGTGCTGGTGTAGGAGCTGGTGCTGGTGTAGAATCTGGAGCTGGTGCTGGTGTGGGTCTCATCTGATATCTCCACTGCCGCCAACCCTACTCAACCTTAGATCTGGGCATCCCTGAGGAGGGTCATttctacactgtgtgtgtgtgtgtgtgtgtgtgtgtgtgtgtgtgtgttctcatcatGGCAACATCTCCTCACTGTgacagaacataaatcagcaggCTGTCAGAGTTGTGGAGGACAAGAAGCGATCACatggtgatgagtgtgtgtgtgtgcacggatctgtctgtgtgtgtgagagtctgtaagagagcgtgtgtgtgtgtgtgcgtatctgtctgtgtgtgtgagagtctgtgtgtgtgtgagcatgtgcatgtgtgtatagctctgtgtgtgtgactacctgtgtgtgtgtgtgagagtatctgtctgtgtatgtgtgagcctgtaagagtgtgtgcgagtgtgtgtgtgtgtgagcacgtgtatgtgtgtatatctgtgtgtgtgtgtgtgtgtgtgtgtgcaagtatctgtctgtgtgtgtgtgagtatttaagagtgtgtgtgaggatatctttgagtgtgtgtctgtgtgtatctgtgggtGGCTGTCTATCAGGACACGGTTGTCAAGATAGACAACCACATTTGTATGTATGAACGGctgatatgcatgtgtgtgtgtgtgtgtgtgtgtgtgtgggtgtgtgtgtgtgtgtgtgtgctgtggccactcttctctctctggtccTCATTCCTCAGTCCTCAGTAACAGACGAGCGTCATGGAGGCATTCCTCATCCAGCACAGGGccaaacagaaagggagagagagacagagagaaaagagagagagagagggaaggggagcagagagagagggcgagagtgagaagagagagagaaaaaagagagggagaacctagagagagagagagggagcagagagagagagagggagagaaagagggagaacctagagagagagagagagagagagagagcagagagagagagagggagcagagagagagagagagagcagagagagagagggagaacctagagagagagagagagcagagagagggagcagagagagagagagcagagagagagagagcagagagagagagcagagagagagggagcagagagagagagagagcagagagagagagcagagagagagagcagagagagagggagcagagagagggagagggagcagagagagcgGAGAGCAAGCGAGTGGTCTGAGCGGTGGTTAGATTAGAGttcttgctgctgctgctgggttgggttggggtctgactgtgtgtgtgtgtgtgtgtgtgtgtgtgtgtgatctgactGCGGAATAGTAACGATGTTTCAGCCCTGCAAAGTCTGAGTCACATTGGTCCTGGGGTGAATGGGTAGGATGGACAAAATACTGATGAGTggaaggtcacacacacacacacacacagacatgtgcatgttcacacacacacacacacacacacacacacacacacacacacactcacataaaacacacacacacacacacacacacacacagacacgtgcacgttcacacacacacacacacacacactcacataaaacacacacacacagacatgtgcgcgtgcttacacacacacacacacaccacggccgtagtcaccatagatTTTGGGGggtcccccccaatattcagacgggaccaaaatgtcccccccccccaatattcggacatagaaaaataaagaaagaaaaaaacgctAAAGGCtactacaggaaaccaacacgtCCCGCCATCTGAAATGcaatcaaacgtaaataacgcacaaattagtgacctgTTGATGGTTTCagagagagtagcctacactggaGGTTTTAGTTTTTTTATCGCTTGAGGCGTcgctatcaaaagcttcctGCAACCCTGCTGCGGGCTGTCTAATATCGCAAAAG
It includes:
- the LOC125295310 gene encoding uncharacterized protein DDB_G0271670-like; amino-acid sequence: MKTWLAAVEISDETHTSTSSRFYTSTSSYTSTSSRFYTSTSSSSYTSSYTSTSSYTSTSSRFYTSTSSSTSSSTSTSSYTSTSTSSYTSSYTSTSTSSTPTPSTSSYTSTSTSSYTSTYTSTSSYTSTSSYTSSYTSTSSYTSTSSSTSSYTSTSSSTSSYTSTSSYTSTSSYTSSSTSSYTSTSTSSYTSTSTSSYTSTSSYTSSYTSTSSRSYTSTSSYTSSYTSTSTSSYTSSYTSTSTSSYTSSYTSTSTSSYTSTSSYTSSYTSTSSRSYTSTSTRFYTSTSSYTNSSTSSYTSTSSYTSTSTSSYTSTSTRSRSDQGL